From Deinococcus misasensis DSM 22328, one genomic window encodes:
- a CDS encoding glucose-1-phosphate thymidylyltransferase, with product MKAIIPAAGLGTRLRPLTYSRPKPVLKVANKTIIQYAIDNLMEAGITDIGIVVSAQTLPDITKALKNQPGADITFILQHEQLGLGHAVRTAADFVGQDDFCVYLGDNLFEHGIAAYREAFLHSGADAWIALKEVDNPSAFGVARLDPEGRIQDLQEKPEVPESNLAVAGMYFFRNCMMEHLHALKPGARGEYEITDAIRGLMAARGNVVGQRVEGWWKDTGRPEDLLDANRLVLETQARSIHGKVQNSVLEGRVVVEEGAEISDSIIRGPVLIGKNTRISHAYIGPYTSIGEGVSIQHSEIEFSVVNDEATIDSIDCRISHSIIGLKAQLNSIRERPHAARFIVADASQVTIPLM from the coding sequence ATGAAAGCGATCATTCCCGCTGCTGGACTCGGCACCCGACTTCGCCCCCTCACCTATTCCAGACCCAAACCTGTTTTGAAGGTTGCCAACAAAACCATCATCCAGTACGCCATCGACAACCTGATGGAGGCAGGCATCACGGACATTGGCATCGTGGTTTCCGCCCAGACCCTGCCCGACATCACAAAAGCCCTGAAGAACCAGCCCGGAGCCGACATCACCTTCATATTGCAGCACGAGCAACTGGGGCTCGGGCATGCCGTCCGGACCGCTGCGGATTTTGTGGGTCAAGATGATTTCTGTGTGTACCTCGGAGACAACCTTTTTGAGCATGGCATTGCTGCTTACCGGGAGGCTTTTTTGCACTCTGGAGCAGATGCATGGATTGCCCTCAAAGAGGTGGACAACCCGTCTGCTTTCGGGGTGGCCCGGCTTGATCCTGAGGGCAGGATTCAGGACCTTCAGGAGAAACCAGAGGTCCCCGAGAGCAACCTTGCGGTGGCCGGAATGTACTTTTTCCGCAACTGCATGATGGAGCACCTGCATGCCCTGAAGCCGGGTGCCCGGGGTGAATACGAAATCACCGACGCCATCCGGGGCTTGATGGCTGCCCGGGGCAACGTGGTGGGTCAACGGGTGGAAGGCTGGTGGAAGGACACCGGACGTCCCGAAGACCTGCTGGACGCCAACCGTCTGGTGCTGGAAACCCAGGCCCGGTCCATTCACGGCAAGGTGCAAAACAGTGTGCTGGAAGGCCGGGTGGTGGTGGAAGAGGGGGCTGAAATCAGCGATTCGATCATCCGTGGCCCGGTGCTGATCGGCAAAAACACCCGCATTTCCCACGCCTACATCGGTCCCTACACCTCCATTGGAGAAGGGGTGTCCATCCAGCACTCTGAAATCGAATTCAGTGTGGTCAACGATGAGGCCACCATCGACAGCATCGATTGCCGGATCTCACACAGCATCATTGGGCTCAAAGCACAACTGAACAGCATCCGTGAAAGGCCCCATGCGGCACGTTTCATTGTGGCAGATGCCAGTCAGGTCACCATTCCATTGATGTGA
- a CDS encoding phosphoglucomutase/phosphomannomutase family protein encodes MVRFGTDGWRDVIAENFTFENVRRASQAYASHIRAHHPEGAPVVVGYDTRFMARNFAQACAEVLSANGLTVHLSGQYLPTPALSYAVKRFGAVGGVMITASHNPPQYCGFKLKGSHGGSATPQMVQEVENHLGTVPAVFDAGRHPIHTFDIQRAYFDHLMQVLDLGLLKHRPLRFFHDSMGGAGCGWIRDFLQHAGLDHIDFQEVHPEPNPMFYGVCPEPIPQNLQPLCEVMQQEKGLTFAAVTDGDADRIGAVVAGGHFFNSHQIFAVLLKHLHDRGSRGRVIKTVSVSALLDVLCEKLDLEVTTTPIGFKYITEEMLKGDVLIGGEESGGLGMPDHLPERDGILNALLLLEAVAHSGKSLPALFAELEAFTGIHHAYDRLDLHLPTQEAALEAVARLLQNPSFLGRSVLHVESRDGTKWHLEGHAWLMVRSSGTEPVLRVYCEAPTSTEVQDLLQSARALMQS; translated from the coding sequence ATGGTCAGGTTTGGCACAGATGGATGGAGAGATGTCATCGCCGAAAACTTCACATTCGAAAATGTGAGGCGGGCCTCTCAGGCCTATGCCAGTCACATCAGAGCACACCATCCAGAGGGTGCACCTGTGGTGGTGGGTTACGACACCCGTTTCATGGCCCGGAATTTTGCACAGGCCTGTGCAGAAGTCCTGTCGGCCAATGGCCTGACGGTGCACCTGTCCGGGCAGTACCTTCCCACCCCTGCCCTCTCTTATGCGGTGAAACGCTTTGGAGCGGTGGGTGGCGTGATGATCACCGCGTCCCACAACCCCCCCCAGTACTGTGGCTTCAAACTCAAAGGCAGCCATGGAGGAAGCGCCACCCCACAGATGGTGCAAGAAGTGGAGAACCATCTGGGCACTGTTCCGGCTGTGTTTGATGCCGGTCGTCACCCGATTCACACCTTCGACATCCAGAGGGCCTATTTTGACCACCTGATGCAGGTGCTGGACCTGGGTCTGCTCAAGCATCGCCCTTTGCGGTTCTTTCATGACAGCATGGGAGGTGCAGGATGCGGATGGATCCGGGATTTCCTGCAGCATGCTGGTCTGGATCACATTGATTTTCAGGAGGTGCACCCTGAACCGAACCCCATGTTTTATGGTGTTTGTCCCGAGCCCATTCCACAAAACCTCCAACCCCTGTGTGAGGTCATGCAACAGGAAAAAGGACTCACCTTTGCTGCAGTGACCGACGGAGATGCAGACCGCATTGGTGCAGTGGTGGCCGGAGGACATTTTTTCAACTCCCACCAGATCTTTGCCGTGCTCCTCAAGCACCTGCATGATCGCGGATCGCGCGGACGGGTCATCAAGACCGTTTCGGTTTCGGCTTTGCTGGATGTCCTGTGCGAAAAACTGGATCTGGAAGTCACCACCACCCCCATCGGCTTCAAGTACATCACCGAAGAAATGCTCAAAGGGGATGTGCTGATCGGCGGCGAAGAATCTGGAGGTCTGGGCATGCCAGACCACCTTCCCGAGCGGGACGGCATCCTGAATGCCTTGCTCTTGCTGGAAGCGGTGGCTCACTCTGGAAAAAGCCTCCCTGCCCTTTTTGCGGAACTGGAAGCCTTCACCGGCATCCACCACGCTTACGACCGCCTGGACCTGCACCTTCCCACGCAGGAAGCTGCCCTTGAGGCAGTGGCCAGGTTGCTGCAAAACCCTTCATTTCTGGGCCGTTCTGTGCTCCATGTGGAGTCCCGGGATGGCACCAAATGGCACCTCGAAGGCCACGCCTGGTTGATGGTGCGATCCTCTGGAACTGAACCTGTGCTGCGCGTGTATTGTGAAGCCCCCACAAGCACCGAAGTTCAAGACCTTCTGCAAAGTGCCCGTGCTTTGATGCAGTCATGA
- a CDS encoding mannose-1-phosphate guanylyltransferase, whose amino-acid sequence MQENPFVPVVLAGGSGERFWPLSRKAKPKQFLTLDGGQESLLQATVRRLQHTCGTPENLFVVTCNDHRTLVLEQLPELPVENLLVEPVARDTAPAVLFAALTIARHQPDAVLGIFPSDQKVQDEAAFQRLIQDAIELALRQQVIVTVGITPGYPSTGYGYIEKGAETLALEHHRAFEVRRFAEKPDVDTATAFLQTGNYAWNSGMFICSVQTLLKEYARHQPELFHQMEQAMQVRGRLREVFPTLQKISIDYAVMERSRSIMVIPADFGWDDLGDWNALERLLRNDSPNVAVGRHVGLDTGGAILYTTSGDDLIVTIGLEDLVVVRTSEVTLVVRKDRTQDIKKVVQQIKGHPELLRFA is encoded by the coding sequence ATGCAAGAGAACCCTTTTGTTCCAGTGGTCCTGGCCGGAGGCAGCGGTGAGCGTTTCTGGCCCCTCTCCAGAAAAGCCAAACCCAAGCAGTTTCTGACCCTTGACGGAGGACAGGAAAGCCTGTTGCAGGCCACTGTGCGGCGCTTGCAGCACACCTGTGGCACACCAGAGAACCTGTTTGTGGTGACCTGCAACGACCACCGCACGCTGGTGCTGGAGCAACTTCCAGAGCTTCCGGTGGAAAACCTGCTGGTCGAACCTGTGGCCCGGGACACTGCCCCTGCGGTGCTTTTTGCGGCCCTGACCATTGCCCGTCACCAACCCGATGCAGTGCTGGGCATCTTTCCATCCGACCAGAAGGTTCAGGATGAAGCGGCATTTCAACGCCTGATTCAGGATGCCATCGAACTTGCGCTGCGCCAGCAGGTGATTGTCACGGTGGGCATCACCCCGGGGTACCCTTCCACTGGCTATGGGTACATTGAAAAAGGAGCCGAAACCCTTGCTCTGGAGCACCACCGGGCTTTTGAGGTGCGCCGCTTCGCCGAGAAGCCAGATGTGGACACGGCAACCGCTTTCCTGCAAACGGGAAATTACGCCTGGAACAGTGGAATGTTCATTTGCTCGGTGCAAACCCTGCTGAAAGAGTATGCCCGACATCAACCCGAGCTGTTTCACCAGATGGAGCAGGCCATGCAGGTCCGTGGCAGGTTGCGCGAGGTCTTTCCCACCCTTCAAAAAATCAGCATCGACTATGCGGTGATGGAACGTTCCAGATCCATCATGGTGATCCCGGCGGATTTTGGCTGGGACGATTTGGGAGATTGGAATGCTCTGGAACGCCTGCTCAGGAACGACTCTCCAAATGTGGCGGTGGGTCGCCATGTGGGCCTTGATACCGGCGGAGCGATCCTGTACACCACCAGTGGGGACGACCTGATTGTGACCATTGGACTGGAAGACCTGGTGGTGGTTCGCACCAGTGAAGTCACCCTGGTGGTGCGCAAAGACCGCACCCAGGACATCAAAAAAGTGGTTCAGCAAATCAAGGGACATCCCGAGCTGCTGCGATTTGCCTGA
- a CDS encoding NADP-dependent oxidoreductase codes for MTLTNKQILLASRPTGAPTPSNFQLTETPVPVLQDGQVLVKNHYLSLDPYMRGRMSESKSYAKPHPLNEVMLGGTVGEVMESKNPDFQVGDVVQGFFGWQQYGVSSGKGLQKLDASRIPMQAYLGPVGMPGVTAWYGVYKLLTPKAGETVVISSASGMVGSLAGQLAKKAGARVVGIAGGKEKCDFVVQELGFDACIDYKAGNLIEDLAAVTPDGIDGYFENVGGDILNAVMDRMNPFGRIAVCGMISGYNGEQVPLKKPSLILTMRLKIEGFIIGEQPEIWPQALQELGAGVASGELKHHEVVTEGIENAPQAFMDLLSGKHFGKQLVKLHP; via the coding sequence ATGACCTTGACGAACAAACAAATTTTACTGGCCTCCCGGCCCACAGGCGCACCCACCCCATCCAACTTTCAATTGACCGAAACCCCTGTCCCAGTGTTGCAAGACGGTCAGGTGCTGGTCAAAAACCATTACCTGAGCCTTGACCCATACATGCGGGGGCGCATGAGTGAGAGCAAGTCTTACGCCAAACCCCATCCGTTAAACGAAGTGATGCTGGGGGGCACCGTTGGCGAAGTGATGGAAAGCAAAAACCCTGATTTTCAGGTGGGAGATGTGGTGCAGGGCTTCTTTGGCTGGCAACAGTACGGGGTCAGCTCTGGAAAGGGCCTGCAAAAACTGGACGCTTCACGGATTCCCATGCAGGCTTACCTGGGGCCTGTGGGGATGCCCGGTGTGACCGCTTGGTATGGGGTGTACAAATTGCTCACCCCCAAAGCAGGCGAGACCGTGGTGATCAGCAGTGCAAGCGGAATGGTGGGCAGTCTGGCCGGACAATTGGCGAAAAAAGCCGGAGCCAGAGTGGTCGGCATCGCTGGTGGAAAAGAGAAGTGTGATTTCGTGGTTCAGGAACTGGGTTTTGATGCCTGCATTGACTACAAAGCCGGGAACCTGATTGAAGATCTGGCAGCAGTGACGCCAGACGGCATTGATGGGTACTTTGAAAATGTAGGCGGTGACATCCTGAATGCCGTGATGGACCGCATGAACCCCTTCGGACGGATTGCCGTGTGCGGAATGATCAGCGGTTACAATGGCGAGCAGGTGCCCCTCAAAAAACCCTCTCTGATCCTGACCATGCGCCTGAAAATTGAAGGGTTCATCATTGGAGAGCAACCCGAGATCTGGCCTCAGGCCCTGCAGGAACTCGGGGCGGGAGTGGCTTCCGGTGAACTGAAGCACCACGAGGTGGTCACTGAAGGCATCGAAAATGCACCTCAGGCGTTCATGGATTTGCTCTCTGGCAAGCACTTTGGCAAGCAACTGGTGAAGCTGCATCCTTGA
- a CDS encoding glycosyltransferase family 4 protein — MAERTFLSDVKARHTKESTPNPEQARDGSMRRLKVCLLTNQVTPYRYPVWKHLANQVALDIIVLSQREKNRIWDMVQVEGLKFQVLKGWSFDLPRFDAIMYYNLRVFRHIFWQRPDVVIISGYENFSYLKALLACQWLGIPVVIWWGSHQYSSRSGGWGDRFKRWIFGRASHFITYGTLSARYLQSLGIPASSITVATNSVDTQHMAFVPKPSGKLRLLYVGRLTEAKGIREMLQGIERHGRSWAGAFSLTIVGYGPLEGLVKDFIADHPELDITYAGATRNETETAQHYQQSHVLIMPSWGEVWGLVVNEALAYGCYVVAASTAGATFDLIEQAPLPVGHAYPPRDVEQLADALHKAQMLYQQNRMDFEAISNWGHRITTSDYAEKLHVAACEALKKEGKT; from the coding sequence ATGGCAGAGCGAACTTTTCTTTCTGATGTGAAAGCCAGGCACACCAAAGAATCCACCCCCAACCCAGAGCAGGCCAGAGATGGGTCCATGAGACGCCTCAAGGTGTGCTTGCTGACCAATCAGGTGACCCCTTACCGTTACCCGGTGTGGAAACACCTTGCCAACCAGGTGGCTCTGGACATCATCGTGCTGTCCCAGCGGGAAAAGAACCGGATCTGGGACATGGTGCAGGTGGAGGGCCTCAAATTTCAGGTGCTGAAGGGCTGGTCGTTTGACCTTCCCCGCTTCGATGCCATCATGTACTACAACCTGAGGGTGTTCCGGCACATTTTCTGGCAGCGTCCGGATGTGGTGATCATTTCCGGCTACGAGAACTTTTCCTACCTGAAAGCCCTGCTGGCTTGCCAGTGGCTGGGCATTCCGGTGGTGATCTGGTGGGGCAGCCACCAGTACAGCAGCCGCTCTGGGGGATGGGGGGACCGCTTCAAACGCTGGATTTTTGGCAGGGCCAGCCACTTCATCACCTATGGGACCCTTTCTGCACGTTATCTGCAAAGCCTCGGGATTCCGGCTTCTTCCATCACGGTGGCAACCAATTCGGTGGACACCCAGCACATGGCCTTTGTGCCCAAGCCTTCCGGAAAGCTGCGTTTGCTGTATGTGGGACGGCTCACCGAGGCCAAAGGCATCCGTGAAATGCTGCAAGGGATTGAGCGTCATGGCCGATCCTGGGCCGGGGCTTTTTCGCTGACCATTGTGGGTTACGGTCCTCTGGAAGGACTGGTCAAGGATTTCATCGCAGACCATCCAGAGCTGGACATCACCTATGCTGGCGCAACCCGCAATGAAACCGAAACGGCCCAGCACTACCAGCAGAGCCATGTGCTGATCATGCCGTCATGGGGTGAGGTGTGGGGTCTGGTGGTCAACGAAGCGCTGGCTTATGGCTGTTATGTGGTGGCTGCCAGTACCGCCGGGGCCACCTTCGATCTGATTGAGCAGGCCCCATTGCCTGTGGGTCATGCTTACCCTCCTCGGGATGTGGAACAACTGGCAGATGCCCTGCACAAGGCCCAGATGCTGTACCAGCAAAATCGCATGGATTTTGAGGCCATTTCGAATTGGGGGCATCGGATCACCACATCGGATTACGCTGAAAAACTGCATGTTGCGGCCTGCGAAGCACTGAAAAAGGAGGGCAAGACATGA